The proteins below are encoded in one region of Mangifera indica cultivar Alphonso chromosome 7, CATAS_Mindica_2.1, whole genome shotgun sequence:
- the LOC123220521 gene encoding uncharacterized protein LOC123220521, which translates to MSPCTMPLSLLFLLILADVISSIEATSPTEANGSSLEKNRSQERLMVPLMEEKYVMMVNETRRKLNSFQICALCTCCGGAKGLCLASPCCYAINCNIPNRPFGFCSFTPKACNCFGCHI; encoded by the exons ATGTCTCCTTGTACAATGCCCCTCTCTCTCTTGTTTCTCCTCATTTTAGCTGATGTGATCTCTTCCATTGAAGCAACTTCACCAACCGAA GCAAATGGGTCTTCCTTGGAGAAGAATAGAAGCCAAGAGAGGTTGATGGTGCCTCTAATGGAGGAGAAATATGTGATGATGGTGAATGAAACAAGAAGAAAGCTTAATAGTTTTCAGATATGTGCTCTTTGTACTTGCTGTGGAGGAGCTAAAGGCTTGTGTTTGGCATCTCCTTGTTGCTATGCTATAAATTGCAACATTCCAAATAGGCCTTTTGGGTTCTGTTCTTTCACTCCCAAGGCCTGTAATTGTTTTGGCTGCCATATCTAA
- the LOC123219880 gene encoding uncharacterized protein LOC123219880: MFPDTKNGRSCFCGLLPVISILCLILLIGSTIITPDHEMKVDVLPSIFKGCKSQCWPPGSEKLPEGIVAKTSNLDIRPLWGFPKRDNSSINLFAAAVGIKQSDLVDKMVKKFLSSHFVVMLFHYDGIVDEWKNFEWSKRVIHVSAQSQTKWWFAKRFLHPDIVTEYGYIFLWDEDLGVENFNPEHYLSIIKSEGLEISQPALDLSSSEVHHLITARGRESSIVHRRTFKPGVNGCDSKSMAPPCTGWIEMMAPVFSRAAWQCVWYMIQNDLIHAWGLDKQLGYCAQGDRTKTVGVVDAEYIVHYGRPTLGHKDENKGRHQRRHIDPRVEVRRQSYIELDIFQKRWKKAVEEDQCWNDPYAQ, encoded by the exons ATGTTTCCTGATACTAAGAATGGGAGATCATGTTTCTGTGGTCTTCTTCCTGTGATTTCCATTCTTTGTCTAATCTTATTAATAGGAAGTACAATCATAACACCAGACCATGAAATG AAGGTTGATGTTTTGCCTAGTATATTTAAAGGATGCAAG tCTCAATGCTGGCCTCCTGGAAGTGAGAAATTACCTGAAGGCATTGTCGCAAAGACAAGTAACTTGGATATTCGGCCATTATGGGGCTTTCCCAAG AGGGACAATTCTTCTATCAACTTATTTGCAGCAGCCGTTGGAATCAAACAAAGTGATCTTGTGGATAAAATGGTCAAAAAG TTCCTGTCAAGTCACTTTGTTGTGATGCTTTTCCATTATGATGGAATTGTTGATGAGTGGAAGAATTTTGAATGGAGTAAGCGAGTCATACATGTTTCTGCACAAAGTCAAACAAAGTG GTGGTTTGCAAAGCGTTTCTTACATCCAGATATAGTTACAGAGtatggttatatttttctttgggaTGAGGACCTTGGAGTTGAAAATTTCAACCCTGAACA CTATTTATCAATCATCAAGAGTGAAGGGCTTGAGATATCACAGCCAGCATTGGACCTTTCCTCATCAGAGGTGCATCATCTGATTACTGCAAGGGGGAGGGAATCATCAATCGTCCACAG GAGGACTTTCAAGCCTGGTGTTAATGGGTGTGACTCAAAAAGCATGGCGCCTCCGTGCACTGG GTGGATTGAAATGATGGCCCCAGTTTTCTCAAGAGCTGCTTGGCAATGTGTATGGTATATGATTCAG AATGACTTAATTCATGCCTGGGGTCTAGATAAGCAGCTTGGGTACTGTGCACAG GGTGATCGAACTAAAACTGTCGGTGTGGTTGATGCTGAGTACATAGTTCATTATGGTCGCCCTACACTTGGACACAAGGATGAAAATAAG GGAAGACATCAACGTCGACACATAGATCCTAGAGTGGAA GTGAGGAGACAATCCTACATTGAATTGGATATTTTTCAGAAGCGATGGAAAAAAGCTGTGGAGGAGGATCAATGTTGGAATGATCCGTATGCTCAATAA
- the LOC123221762 gene encoding auxin efflux carrier component 5-like, giving the protein MIGWEDIYKVVVAMAPLYVALILGYGSVKWWNIFTREQCDAINHLVSFFTLPLFTVEFTTHIDPFQMNYLFIGGDAISKLIIVVVLAFWAKCSSKGSYCWSITNFSLCTLTNSLVVGVPLLKAMYGQLGVDLVVQGSVIQAIVWLTSLLFVLEFRRTCTGTISASTSSVKDGEKDVEESLSVETSSRPSFWLLMKAVGLKLAMNPNSYACIVGIAWAFVANRWHFEMPSIMEGCILIMSRAGTGTAMFSMGMFMASQEKLIACGPSLTAFGMVLKFIAGPAAMAIGAIAVGLHGDVLRVAIIQAALPQSITSFIYAKEYGLHADVLSSAVIFGMIVSLPLLIAYYAILEFVH; this is encoded by the exons ATGATCGGATGGGAAGATATATACAAAGTGGTGGTAGCCATGGCTCCCCTATATGTTGCATTAATCTTAGGGTATGGCTCTGTTAAGTGGTGGAACATCTTCACACGGGAGCAGTGCGATGCCATAAACCATTTGGTTAGTTTCTTCACACTGCCCTTGTTCACTGTCGAGTTCACAACTCATATCGATCCCTTCCAAATGAATTATCTCTTCATTGGAGGCGACGCAATTTCGAAGCTAATAATTGTAGTGGTGCTTGCCTTCTGGGCCAAGTGTAGCAGCAAAGGGAGTTATTGTTGGTCCATCACCAACTTTTCTTTGTGCACTTTGACAAATTCTCTCGTCGTTGGGGTGCCTTTACTGAAGGCTATGTACGGCCAATTGGGTGTGGATCTTGTGGTGCAAGGCTCGGTTATTCAAGCCATCGTTTGGCTGACTTCTTTGCTGTTTGTTTTGGAGTTTCGGAGGACTTGCACAGGGACTATCAGTGCTTCAACTTCAAGCGTTAAGGATGGTGAGAAAGATGTGGAGGAAAGCTTAAGTGTTGAGACAAGTAGCAGGCCATCTTTTTGGTTATTGATGAAGGCTGTGGGGCTCAAACTCGCCATGAATCCTAATTCTTATGCCTGTATTGTTGGCATTGCTTGGGCTTTTGTGGCCAACAg GTGGCATTTTGAGATGCCAAGCATCATGGAAGGATGTATTCTTATCATGTCTAGGGCTGGAACAGGCACTGCCATGTTTAGTATGG GGATGTTCATGGCTTCGCAAGAAAAGTTGATAGCTTGTGGGCCAAGTTTGACTGCATTTGGAATGGTATTAAAGTTCATAGCTGGACCAGCAGCCATGGCTATTGGTGCTATTGCTGTGGGTCTGCATGGCGATGTTCTACGTGTTGCTATTATTCag GCCGCACTGCCACAATCCATTACATCCTTTATCTATGCTAAAGAATATGGACTCCATGCAGATGTGCTTAGCAGTGC ggtGATCTTCGGCATGATAGTATCACTTCCATTGTTAATTGCATATTATGCAATTCTTGAGTTTGTACATTAA